A window of Brachybacterium fresconis contains these coding sequences:
- a CDS encoding methyltransferase — MSQITHELVLEVLDGCGESALREARELGSARQVSPTELTLSTDDLDAVRGLRRVVAASTSLTVPARRPRELLETSVQQRLGALLEDLGRQRPRQRFHGLRVEAAGSGTPEMRRLGEALAESAGIPVDADGDLVVRVRRGVGAGTWQVLLRTTPRPLSTRAWRTVNYPGAVNATIAATVLDLLEVGEDDSVLDMTCGSGTFLVEQLHSAAPARAVGVDRDPEAIDAARAHQRAARRRGRIVWVLDDVLTSDLEPGFTRMLTNPPWGTLHGDHEDNEQLLADLLARAAQLGVPDARLGVLTHEITRMQRVLERETAWRPVGEHRFFQKGHHPRLFLLERR, encoded by the coding sequence TTGTCGCAGATCACGCATGAGCTGGTGCTGGAGGTGCTCGACGGCTGCGGTGAGAGCGCCCTGCGGGAGGCCCGCGAGCTCGGGTCCGCTCGGCAGGTGTCCCCGACGGAGCTGACGCTGAGCACCGACGACCTCGACGCGGTGCGCGGCCTGCGCCGCGTCGTGGCGGCCTCCACCTCGCTCACCGTCCCCGCGCGGCGCCCCCGGGAACTGCTGGAGACCTCGGTCCAGCAGCGCCTCGGCGCGCTGCTGGAGGACCTCGGACGGCAGCGTCCGCGTCAGCGGTTCCACGGGCTGCGGGTGGAGGCGGCCGGTTCCGGGACCCCGGAGATGCGGCGGCTCGGTGAGGCCCTCGCCGAGAGCGCCGGGATCCCCGTCGACGCGGACGGCGACCTGGTGGTGCGGGTGCGGCGCGGGGTCGGCGCGGGCACCTGGCAGGTGCTGCTGCGCACGACGCCGCGCCCGCTGTCCACCCGCGCCTGGCGCACCGTGAACTACCCGGGGGCTGTGAATGCCACCATCGCGGCCACCGTGCTGGACCTGCTGGAGGTGGGTGAGGACGACAGCGTGCTGGACATGACCTGCGGGTCCGGGACGTTCCTGGTCGAGCAGCTGCACTCCGCGGCCCCCGCCCGCGCCGTCGGGGTGGACCGGGATCCGGAGGCGATCGACGCCGCACGGGCCCACCAGCGTGCCGCGCGGCGCCGAGGTCGCATCGTCTGGGTCCTCGACGACGTGCTGACCAGCGATCTCGAGCCCGGCTTCACCCGGATGCTGACGAATCCCCCCTGGGGCACGCTCCACGGGGACCATGAGGACAACGAGCAGCTGCTGGCGGACCTGCTGGCGCGGGCCGCACAGCTGGGCGTTCCGGACGCCCGGCTCGGGGTGCTCACCCACGAGATCACGCGGATGCAGCGGGTGCTGGAGCGCGAGACGGCCTGGCGGCCGGTGGGCGAGCACCGCTTCTTCCAGAAGGGGCACCACCCCCGGCTCTTCCTGCTCGAACGCCGCTGA
- a CDS encoding ParA family protein codes for MFIVSVCSLKGGVGKTSVTLGLASAALHQEVNTLVIDLDPQGDSTLGLLGEPSTTMDIAEVLSSPRTETIDRSIMPTPWSAGAASHLDVIPGSSRSSHMDSPTPNPRDVRRLREALEKRTHQYDLVLIDCPPSLNGLTQMALAASDRSLVVAEPGFFAVTAADRALKLSTEMREDGIAPRLQPLGLVVNRYRPRSVEHQYRLAELRDLFGDAVLEPVIEERVGLQQAQGGAVPLHRYEGASGTRLTADFDTLLGTVLSSRQHS; via the coding sequence GTGTTCATCGTGAGTGTGTGTTCCCTGAAGGGCGGCGTCGGCAAGACGTCGGTGACCCTGGGCCTGGCCTCTGCCGCCCTCCATCAGGAGGTGAACACCCTCGTGATCGATCTGGATCCGCAGGGTGACTCCACGCTGGGGCTGCTGGGCGAGCCCTCGACGACGATGGATATCGCCGAGGTGCTCTCGTCCCCGCGGACCGAGACGATCGACCGCTCGATCATGCCGACCCCGTGGTCGGCCGGCGCCGCCTCCCACCTGGATGTCATCCCCGGGTCGAGCCGCTCCTCCCACATGGACTCCCCCACCCCCAACCCGCGGGACGTGCGGCGGCTCCGCGAGGCGCTCGAGAAGCGCACCCACCAGTACGACCTGGTGCTCATCGACTGCCCGCCCTCGCTGAACGGCCTCACGCAGATGGCGCTCGCCGCCTCGGACCGATCCCTGGTCGTCGCCGAGCCCGGATTCTTCGCGGTGACGGCGGCGGATCGCGCGCTCAAGCTCTCCACCGAGATGCGGGAGGACGGCATCGCTCCCCGCCTGCAGCCGCTGGGTCTGGTCGTCAATCGCTATCGTCCGCGCTCCGTCGAGCACCAGTACCGTCTGGCAGAGCTGCGGGACCTCTTCGGCGATGCGGTCCTCGAGCCGGTCATCGAGGAGCGCGTGGGGCTGCAGCAGGCCCAGGGCGGTGCCGTCCCCCTGCACCGGTACGAAGGGGCCTCCGGCACGCGGCTCACCGCGGACTTCGACACCCTGCTGGGCACCGTGCTGAGTTCCCGCCAGCACTCCTGA
- a CDS encoding MerR family transcriptional regulator: MNATPGDDRTEQSTVPAEPAQGVLFDDVVDAPDELGYRGPAACKAAGITYRQLDYWARTGLVLPSVRGASGSGSQRLYGFRDILVLKVVKRLLDTGVSLQQIRVAVGALRERGIEDLAGITLMSDGASVYECTSAEDVFDLVQGGQGVFGIAVGRVWREVENDLAVLPGVDPADDAALALQDELAARRRSRQAG, translated from the coding sequence GTGAACGCCACTCCTGGCGACGATCGCACGGAGCAGTCGACCGTGCCCGCCGAGCCCGCGCAGGGCGTCCTGTTCGATGACGTCGTGGACGCCCCCGATGAGCTGGGCTACCGCGGTCCGGCCGCCTGCAAGGCCGCCGGGATCACCTACCGCCAGCTCGATTACTGGGCCCGCACCGGTCTGGTCCTGCCGAGCGTCCGCGGAGCCAGCGGCTCCGGCAGCCAGCGGCTGTACGGCTTCCGGGACATCCTCGTGCTCAAGGTCGTCAAGCGCCTCCTCGACACCGGCGTCTCCCTGCAGCAGATCCGGGTCGCCGTCGGCGCCCTGCGGGAGCGCGGCATCGAGGACCTCGCCGGCATCACCCTGATGAGCGATGGCGCCTCCGTCTACGAGTGCACGTCCGCCGAGGACGTCTTCGACCTCGTCCAGGGCGGCCAGGGCGTCTTCGGCATCGCCGTCGGCCGGGTGTGGCGCGAGGTCGAGAACGACCTGGCCGTGCTGCCCGGGGTCGACCCGGCCGATGACGCGGCCCTCGCCCTGCAGGACGAGCTGGCGGCCCGTCGCCGCTCGCGGCAGGCCGGCTGA
- a CDS encoding transglutaminase domain-containing protein → MTITLSIPPVPADWACHTTTSAPGKHAALLDPVAPTPEVIGPVVRNLIAHYRADAERLPASSRGDVDLRRIEAMLAVDQERHPGRPLAAERGIATRLQGCCRDHTLLAVSILRHRGVPARSRVGLADYLVPAWHIGHVVAELHDGERWRRFDAGLDPRTGPLPDPTDLETGPGAGFTTAAEAYRALRAGTLDPSTCGTGPGSPLRGEHFVQSGIFWEIAHRYGDETLLWDVWGAMTPPDEPMGEELLGVLDEVAEQLVTADEGDLEAERSLFERYVRDDRLHPGGAVLCISPVGDGPVRVALGDEA, encoded by the coding sequence ATGACGATCACGCTGTCGATCCCTCCCGTCCCCGCGGACTGGGCCTGCCACACCACCACCAGCGCGCCGGGGAAGCACGCGGCGCTGCTGGACCCGGTGGCACCGACCCCCGAGGTGATCGGCCCGGTGGTGCGCAATCTGATCGCGCACTACCGCGCCGATGCCGAGCGCCTGCCCGCCAGCAGCCGCGGGGACGTGGACCTGCGCCGGATCGAGGCGATGCTCGCCGTGGACCAGGAGCGCCATCCCGGTCGACCGCTCGCCGCGGAGCGCGGGATCGCCACCCGGCTGCAGGGCTGCTGCCGGGACCACACGCTGCTGGCGGTGTCCATCCTCCGGCACCGCGGCGTCCCGGCGCGCTCGCGGGTGGGACTCGCGGACTACCTCGTGCCGGCCTGGCACATCGGGCATGTGGTGGCGGAGCTGCACGACGGCGAGCGCTGGCGGCGATTCGACGCCGGGCTCGACCCGCGCACGGGCCCGCTGCCGGACCCGACGGACCTCGAGACCGGACCGGGCGCCGGGTTCACCACGGCGGCAGAGGCCTATCGGGCGCTGCGGGCCGGCACCCTGGACCCCTCCACCTGCGGCACCGGCCCGGGATCCCCTCTGCGCGGCGAGCACTTCGTGCAGTCGGGGATCTTCTGGGAGATCGCCCATCGCTACGGGGACGAGACACTGCTGTGGGACGTCTGGGGTGCGATGACGCCGCCCGATGAGCCGATGGGCGAGGAGCTGCTCGGCGTGCTCGACGAGGTCGCCGAACAGCTGGTGACCGCCGACGAGGGCGACCTGGAGGCCGAGAGGTCGCTGTTCGAGCGCTACGTGCGCGATGATCGCCTGCACCCCGGGGGCGCCGTGCTATGCATCTCGCCGGTCGGCGATGGACCGGTGCGGGTGGCGCTGGGCGACGAGGCCTAG
- a CDS encoding HAD family hydrolase, whose product MHAVIWDLGGTLVSTYPDVDRALATAIRPEPDDALLHEVALLTRRSSSEAISTLAQRHGLAEATLRAAYEGTKQQWVEHPPPVMEGARELLAAVRDGGGLNLVSTHRERDSATALLDSLGLEVDDIICAPDGYPRKPDPAMIRALLVRHQVDPGECLAVGDRPGDVEAARAGGVRGVLLETPGVPLEAGDAERITALSELLDRVRR is encoded by the coding sequence ATGCACGCAGTGATCTGGGACCTCGGCGGCACCCTCGTCAGCACCTACCCCGACGTCGACCGCGCCCTGGCCACGGCGATCCGGCCAGAGCCCGATGACGCGCTGCTGCACGAGGTCGCCCTGCTCACGCGCCGCTCCAGCAGCGAGGCGATCTCGACGCTCGCGCAGCGCCACGGCCTCGCGGAGGCGACGCTGCGGGCCGCGTACGAGGGGACGAAGCAGCAGTGGGTGGAGCACCCGCCACCGGTGATGGAGGGCGCCCGTGAGCTGCTGGCGGCGGTCCGGGACGGGGGCGGGCTCAACCTGGTGTCCACGCACCGCGAGCGCGACAGCGCCACCGCGCTGCTCGATTCCCTCGGACTCGAGGTCGACGACATCATCTGCGCCCCGGACGGCTATCCGCGCAAGCCCGATCCGGCGATGATCCGGGCCCTGCTGGTCCGTCACCAGGTGGATCCGGGGGAGTGCCTCGCCGTCGGCGACCGCCCCGGGGACGTCGAGGCGGCCCGCGCCGGTGGTGTCCGCGGCGTGCTGCTGGAGACCCCGGGGGTCCCGCTGGAGGCCGGGGACGCCGAACGCATCACCGCGCTGAGCGAGCTGCTGGACCGCGTCCGCAGGTGA
- a CDS encoding TIGR03085 family metal-binding protein — MTTSHDPEREQFATTFQALGPQAPTILPGWDAADLLEHLSDRERDTPVVMAARLPGPLGRRAKTVREEQRARPWSERVERFRQGPGRSPVGAVDRLSGQGELLIHHEDLRRAQKDWEPRALSADQQAQAWRALTLLSRISVHVAADISLVSPRGGLQLRSRRSAGSLRVHGEALELLLWASGRDEVAQVRVHGDEGAIRALAEGRRGM, encoded by the coding sequence ATGACGACGAGCCACGACCCCGAGCGCGAGCAGTTCGCCACCACGTTCCAGGCGCTGGGCCCCCAGGCGCCGACGATCCTGCCGGGCTGGGACGCCGCGGACCTGCTCGAGCACCTCTCGGACCGCGAGCGCGACACCCCCGTGGTGATGGCCGCTCGGCTCCCGGGCCCGCTCGGACGCCGAGCGAAGACGGTGCGGGAGGAGCAGCGGGCCCGGCCGTGGTCCGAGCGGGTGGAGAGGTTCCGGCAGGGGCCGGGCCGCTCCCCCGTCGGAGCCGTCGATCGCCTCAGCGGCCAGGGCGAGCTGCTGATCCACCATGAGGACCTGCGCCGTGCCCAGAAGGACTGGGAGCCGCGGGCCCTGAGCGCGGACCAGCAGGCGCAGGCCTGGCGAGCCCTGACGCTGCTGTCCCGGATCAGCGTGCACGTGGCGGCGGACATCAGCCTGGTCTCCCCGCGCGGAGGACTCCAGCTGCGCTCCCGGCGCTCGGCCGGCAGCCTGCGCGTCCACGGCGAGGCGCTCGAGCTGCTGCTCTGGGCCTCCGGGCGCGACGAGGTGGCGCAGGTGCGCGTGCACGGCGACGAGGGCGCGATCCGCGCTCTGGCCGAGGGCCGACGGGGGATGTGA
- a CDS encoding transglutaminase family protein — translation MERHVRAWMTAEVAEGTDIALLVAVSEAPVAQESLTVLAGGREHPVSETRDRFGNRMHLITSLPAGQVEIVYAGRGITRAPLPVASEADAAEHLRPSRYCEVDEFTKIAEEIVGSLTGAAAVEAVARWVHEHLDYVPGASTITDSARSTYVSRQGVCRDYAHLTATLLRAGGVPARCSSAFAPGLTPMDFHLVVEALVEESWVVVDSTHLAPRASMVRIATGQDAADTAFMTTLAGNVLLTGIQVTAIVDPELPEEDPTARVVLR, via the coding sequence GTGGAAAGACATGTGCGTGCGTGGATGACGGCCGAGGTCGCCGAGGGCACCGACATCGCCCTGCTGGTCGCCGTCTCCGAGGCGCCCGTGGCACAGGAGTCCCTGACCGTCCTCGCCGGCGGCCGGGAGCACCCGGTGAGCGAGACCCGGGACCGCTTCGGCAACCGGATGCACCTGATCACCTCACTGCCCGCGGGGCAGGTGGAGATCGTCTACGCCGGTCGTGGCATCACCCGGGCCCCGCTGCCGGTGGCGAGCGAGGCGGACGCGGCGGAGCACCTGCGCCCCTCGCGCTACTGCGAGGTCGACGAGTTCACGAAGATCGCCGAGGAGATCGTCGGCTCTCTCACCGGGGCCGCGGCGGTCGAGGCCGTCGCCCGCTGGGTGCACGAGCACCTGGACTACGTCCCCGGTGCCAGCACGATCACCGATTCCGCCCGCAGCACCTACGTCTCCCGACAGGGGGTGTGCCGGGACTACGCGCACCTGACGGCGACGCTGCTGCGAGCCGGCGGCGTGCCCGCCCGCTGCTCCTCCGCCTTCGCGCCGGGCCTGACCCCGATGGACTTCCACCTGGTGGTCGAGGCGCTGGTGGAGGAGAGCTGGGTGGTGGTGGATTCCACGCACCTGGCACCGCGGGCCTCGATGGTGCGGATCGCCACCGGCCAGGACGCGGCCGACACCGCCTTCATGACCACCCTCGCGGGCAACGTGCTGCTCACGGGGATCCAGGTCACCGCGATCGTGGATCCCGAGCTGCCGGAGGAGGATCCCACGGCGCGGGTCGTCCTGCGCTGA
- a CDS encoding Gfo/Idh/MocA family protein: protein MSPTPADRPLGVALIGYAFMGRAHSQAWRTVGAAFDVPDLARRVIVGRDEEAVAAAAHRLDWAEHATDWREVVTREDIDIVDICAPGFLHAEIAIAALEAGKHVLCEKPLANDTAEAEAMVAAAEAATARGQVAALGFTYRRVPALALARQLVEGGRLGTIRQAKASYLQDWLVDEDAGMSWRLRKETAGSGALGDIGSHAIDQIQHLTGQRATSVRGRLSTLVPRRPGPQGMEDVTVDDAAWATLELDGGAMASVEVSRMAAGAKNRLSIELFGSRGALRFDLESPNELWFLDATVPVAEQGFTRVLVTEPEHPYLEAWWPQGHVLGWENAFSNQARDLLVAIRDGADGASAGFAPDFADGLALQRVLDAIIASDAADGAAVAL from the coding sequence GTGTCCCCCACCCCCGCAGACCGTCCGCTCGGCGTGGCCCTGATCGGCTACGCCTTCATGGGCCGCGCCCACTCCCAGGCCTGGAGGACCGTCGGCGCTGCCTTCGACGTGCCCGACCTCGCCCGTCGGGTGATCGTCGGCCGCGACGAGGAGGCGGTCGCGGCGGCGGCGCATCGGCTCGACTGGGCCGAGCACGCCACCGACTGGCGCGAGGTCGTCACCCGCGAGGACATCGACATCGTCGACATCTGCGCCCCCGGCTTCCTGCACGCCGAGATCGCGATCGCCGCGCTCGAGGCGGGCAAGCACGTGCTGTGCGAGAAGCCGCTGGCGAACGACACCGCCGAGGCGGAGGCCATGGTCGCCGCCGCCGAGGCCGCGACGGCCCGCGGCCAGGTCGCTGCGCTCGGCTTCACCTACCGCCGCGTGCCCGCCCTCGCCCTGGCCCGGCAGCTGGTCGAGGGCGGCCGGCTCGGCACCATCCGGCAGGCCAAGGCCTCCTACCTCCAGGACTGGCTGGTGGACGAGGACGCCGGGATGTCCTGGCGGCTGCGGAAGGAGACCGCCGGCTCCGGGGCCCTCGGCGACATCGGCTCCCATGCGATCGACCAGATCCAGCACCTCACCGGGCAGCGCGCGACCTCGGTGCGCGGGCGCCTGTCCACGCTCGTGCCGCGACGTCCCGGGCCCCAGGGGATGGAGGACGTCACGGTCGACGACGCCGCCTGGGCCACCCTGGAGCTCGACGGCGGTGCGATGGCGTCCGTGGAGGTCTCCCGGATGGCCGCCGGTGCCAAGAACCGACTGAGCATCGAGCTGTTCGGCAGCCGTGGCGCGCTGCGCTTCGACCTCGAGAGCCCCAATGAGCTCTGGTTCCTCGACGCCACCGTCCCGGTGGCCGAGCAGGGCTTCACCCGGGTCCTGGTCACCGAGCCCGAGCACCCCTATCTCGAGGCCTGGTGGCCGCAGGGCCACGTGCTGGGCTGGGAGAACGCCTTCTCGAACCAGGCCCGGGACCTGCTGGTCGCCATCCGCGACGGAGCGGACGGCGCGAGCGCCGGCTTCGCCCCGGACTTCGCGGACGGCCTCGCGCTGCAGCGCGTGCTGGACGCGATCATCGCCTCCGACGCCGCCGACGGGGCCGCCGTCGCCCTCTGA
- a CDS encoding sugar phosphate isomerase/epimerase family protein, with the protein MAHPHTLFTGQWGDLTLEEVAAHASSWGYDGLEIAISAEHLDASRWDDDDYIADRLGILQKHGLKVWTISHHLVGQAVCDDPIDLRHQGILPSRIWGDGDPEGVRQRAAEDVKNAARLARRLGANTVTGFTGSSIWKYVAMFPPVPEEVIDQGYQDFADRWNPILDVFEECGVRFALEVHPSEIAYDYWTTRRTLEAIGHRESFGLNWDPSHMMWQDIDPVSFITDFADRIYHVHCKDVRVRITGRNTRLSSHLPWGDPRRGWDFVSFGRGDVPFDACLRALRSIGYDGPLSVEWEDAGMDRLHGAAEAIEHLRSLDYPTSDAAFDAAFSNQE; encoded by the coding sequence ATGGCTCATCCGCACACCCTGTTCACCGGACAGTGGGGCGACCTCACCCTCGAGGAGGTCGCCGCGCACGCCTCCTCCTGGGGCTACGACGGCCTGGAGATCGCGATCTCCGCCGAGCACCTGGACGCCAGCCGCTGGGACGACGACGACTACATCGCCGACCGCCTGGGCATCCTGCAGAAGCACGGGTTGAAGGTCTGGACGATCTCCCACCACCTCGTGGGCCAGGCCGTCTGCGACGATCCGATCGACCTGCGCCACCAGGGGATCCTGCCCTCGCGGATCTGGGGCGACGGCGATCCCGAGGGCGTGCGGCAGCGCGCCGCGGAGGACGTCAAGAACGCCGCCCGCCTCGCCCGGCGACTCGGTGCGAACACCGTCACCGGTTTCACCGGCTCCAGCATCTGGAAGTACGTGGCGATGTTCCCGCCGGTGCCCGAGGAGGTCATCGACCAGGGGTACCAGGATTTCGCCGACCGGTGGAACCCGATCCTGGACGTCTTCGAGGAGTGCGGGGTCCGCTTCGCCCTCGAGGTCCACCCCTCCGAGATCGCCTACGACTACTGGACCACCCGGCGCACCCTCGAGGCCATCGGGCACCGGGAGTCCTTCGGCCTGAACTGGGACCCCTCGCACATGATGTGGCAGGACATCGATCCGGTCTCCTTCATCACCGACTTCGCCGACCGGATCTACCACGTCCACTGCAAGGACGTGCGAGTGCGCATCACCGGGCGCAACACGCGCCTGTCCTCGCACCTGCCCTGGGGCGATCCCCGCCGCGGGTGGGACTTCGTCTCCTTCGGCCGCGGGGACGTCCCCTTCGACGCCTGCCTGCGGGCGCTGCGCTCGATCGGCTACGACGGCCCGCTGTCGGTGGAATGGGAGGATGCCGGCATGGACCGCCTCCACGGGGCCGCCGAGGCGATCGAGCACCTGAGGTCGCTGGACTACCCCACCTCGGACGCGGCCTTCGACGCGGCCTTCAGCAACCAGGAGTGA
- a CDS encoding PAC2 family protein yields MDPTTLFSYERHVDSRSLRGRTLLVTLGAFSDAGNAQDLVDDHLLNTLPSRVVGRLDMDQVYDYAGRRPEVTLELDHFDDYQKPEILLHEVTDPDGEPFFLLSGPEPSFQWERVANALRIVVDQLGIERTLLVQGFPAPVPHTRELPVTRFAGDPDSIEVRRTMPGTFRLRAPFTALLTLRLADAGHDVVGLVVHVPQYLHEMSYPDAAIALLQAVGQEKGPHVPMGALETQAGPVREAVTAQVDAQEQLQEMVSGLEQRYDRMITSGAGAEVPTADDIAAEVEQYLAGFAEKSGDAQGEDTEGGDDGGTGDSPGNGTPDAPGSPDAPEDGSAQS; encoded by the coding sequence ATGGACCCGACGACCCTGTTCAGCTACGAGCGGCACGTCGACTCGCGCTCCCTGCGCGGGCGAACGCTCCTGGTCACCCTCGGTGCCTTCAGCGACGCCGGCAACGCGCAGGACCTCGTCGACGACCACCTGCTCAACACCCTGCCCAGCCGCGTCGTCGGCCGCCTGGACATGGACCAGGTCTACGACTACGCGGGCCGTCGCCCCGAGGTCACCCTCGAGCTGGATCATTTCGACGACTACCAGAAGCCGGAGATCCTGCTGCACGAGGTCACCGACCCCGACGGCGAGCCGTTCTTCCTGCTCTCCGGTCCCGAGCCGTCGTTCCAGTGGGAGCGGGTCGCCAACGCGCTGCGGATCGTCGTGGACCAGCTCGGCATCGAGCGCACCCTCCTGGTGCAGGGCTTCCCGGCTCCGGTCCCCCACACCCGGGAGCTGCCGGTCACGCGCTTCGCCGGCGATCCGGACTCCATCGAGGTGCGCCGGACGATGCCCGGCACGTTCCGCCTGCGTGCGCCCTTCACGGCGCTGCTCACGCTGCGCCTGGCCGACGCCGGCCACGACGTGGTCGGCCTGGTGGTGCACGTGCCGCAGTACCTCCACGAGATGTCCTATCCCGACGCCGCGATCGCTCTGCTGCAGGCGGTCGGCCAGGAGAAGGGCCCGCACGTGCCGATGGGCGCCCTCGAGACGCAGGCCGGCCCCGTGCGCGAGGCCGTCACCGCCCAGGTCGACGCGCAGGAGCAGCTGCAGGAGATGGTCTCCGGGCTCGAGCAGCGCTATGACCGGATGATCACCTCGGGTGCCGGTGCCGAGGTGCCCACCGCCGACGACATCGCCGCCGAGGTCGAGCAGTACCTGGCCGGATTCGCCGAGAAGAGCGGCGACGCGCAGGGCGAGGACACCGAGGGCGGGGACGACGGCGGCACCGGCGACTCCCCGGGGAACGGCACCCCTGACGCCCCCGGCTCCCCCGACGCCCCCGAGGACGGCTCCGCGCAGAGCTGA
- a CDS encoding FHA domain-containing protein, translated as MSGNTEWNDENLDHTSKLSAISPSDPSEDAESGLSSQDRRAIENLPPRSALLIVRKGPNLGARFLLDSETTIAGRHPASEIFLDDVTVSRKHAAFVRDGEGFLVRDLGSLNGTYVGKDRVDEVRLQPGQDVQIGKYRLTYHPFHGTA; from the coding sequence GTGTCCGGGAACACCGAGTGGAACGACGAGAATCTCGACCACACGTCGAAATTGAGCGCCATCTCGCCGAGCGACCCGTCCGAGGACGCCGAGTCCGGCCTCTCGTCGCAGGATCGTCGGGCGATCGAGAACCTGCCCCCGCGCAGCGCGCTGCTCATCGTGCGGAAGGGCCCCAACCTCGGTGCGCGCTTCCTCCTGGACTCCGAGACCACCATCGCGGGTCGGCACCCGGCCAGCGAGATCTTCCTCGACGACGTGACGGTCTCGCGCAAGCATGCCGCCTTCGTCCGCGACGGCGAAGGATTCCTGGTGCGCGATCTGGGATCGCTCAACGGCACCTACGTGGGCAAGGACCGCGTCGACGAGGTGCGCCTGCAGCCCGGTCAGGACGTGCAGATCGGCAAGTACCGGCTCACGTACCATCCCTTCCACGGGACGGCCTGA
- a CDS encoding sulfite exporter TauE/SafE family protein, producing the protein MPLLDQLLQLSALTLVLLIGAAFLAGWVDAVVGGGGLIQLPALLTALPADAPTGAVLGTNKVASAAGTAIASWTYVRRITPIAATAAPLVVCALGGSAVGAGLASFIPRDWLSPIVLLALLAVGAWTLLRPTMGLVHAPRHSGRAQVVRAGGIGGVIGIYDGMLGPGTGSFFIIAMVAVLGYGFLEASVHAKLANLTTNLGSLLVFGAQGEVWWLLGGLMAIANVLGGFLGARLAIRLGSGFVRWVFLAVTGALGVRLAIDTVTPFT; encoded by the coding sequence GTGCCCCTGCTCGATCAGCTCCTCCAGCTCTCCGCCCTGACGCTGGTGCTCCTGATCGGCGCGGCCTTCCTGGCCGGCTGGGTCGACGCCGTCGTCGGCGGCGGCGGGCTGATCCAGCTGCCGGCGCTGCTGACCGCCCTGCCGGCCGACGCCCCGACCGGTGCCGTGCTGGGCACCAACAAGGTCGCCTCCGCCGCCGGGACGGCGATCGCCTCGTGGACCTACGTCCGCCGGATCACGCCGATCGCCGCCACCGCGGCGCCGCTGGTGGTGTGTGCCCTGGGAGGCAGCGCCGTCGGGGCCGGGCTGGCGTCCTTCATCCCCCGCGACTGGCTCTCGCCGATAGTCCTGCTCGCGCTGCTCGCCGTCGGGGCCTGGACGCTGCTGCGCCCGACGATGGGGCTCGTGCACGCCCCGCGGCACAGCGGGCGCGCCCAGGTGGTGCGCGCCGGGGGCATCGGCGGGGTGATCGGGATCTACGACGGGATGCTGGGCCCGGGCACCGGCAGCTTCTTCATCATCGCGATGGTGGCCGTGCTCGGGTACGGCTTCCTCGAGGCCAGCGTCCACGCGAAGCTCGCCAACCTCACCACCAATCTCGGCTCCCTGCTGGTCTTCGGGGCCCAGGGCGAGGTGTGGTGGCTGCTCGGCGGCCTGATGGCGATCGCCAACGTGCTGGGCGGATTCCTCGGCGCGCGCCTGGCGATCCGGCTCGGCTCCGGCTTCGTCCGCTGGGTCTTCCTCGCGGTCACCGGGGCCCTGGGCGTCCGTCTCGCGATCGATACCGTGACCCCGTTCACGTGA
- a CDS encoding MerR family transcriptional regulator — MLGSLRDEFPDLAHSKLHYLESEGLISPERTASGYRKYSREDVDRLLFVLRAQRDRFWPLKVIKEHLLEHGVDSEVTSIASRPGPTSSPQPVRLDRRGLARRAAVDEDFLAELEQYGLLAEGLLFYGTAELEIVTSARDLADEGLHPRHLVMLRTSAEREAHMIRSVARPRARSGDAVARGEAEDFVRDLGESMVTLHSAVLRAKLRET; from the coding sequence GTGCTCGGCAGCCTGCGCGACGAGTTCCCCGACCTGGCGCACTCCAAGCTGCACTACCTCGAGTCCGAGGGGCTGATCTCCCCCGAGCGCACCGCCAGCGGGTACCGCAAGTACTCGCGCGAGGACGTCGATCGCCTGCTGTTCGTGCTGCGCGCGCAGCGGGACCGCTTCTGGCCGCTCAAGGTCATCAAGGAGCACCTGCTCGAGCACGGCGTGGACTCCGAGGTCACCTCGATCGCGTCCCGACCCGGCCCCACCTCGTCCCCGCAGCCGGTGCGTCTGGACCGGCGCGGACTGGCCCGGCGCGCCGCGGTCGACGAGGACTTCCTCGCCGAGCTCGAGCAGTACGGGCTGCTGGCCGAGGGGCTGCTGTTCTACGGGACCGCCGAGCTGGAGATCGTCACCTCCGCGCGGGACCTGGCCGACGAGGGCCTGCATCCGAGGCACCTGGTGATGCTGCGCACCTCCGCCGAGCGCGAGGCGCACATGATCCGCTCGGTCGCCAGACCACGCGCGCGCAGCGGGGACGCCGTCGCCCGCGGTGAGGCCGAGGATTTCGTGCGCGACCTGGGGGAGTCCATGGTGACCCTGCATTCCGCGGTGCTGCGCGCGAAGCTCCGGGAGACCTGA